A stretch of the Chelonoidis abingdonii isolate Lonesome George chromosome 11, CheloAbing_2.0, whole genome shotgun sequence genome encodes the following:
- the PBXIP1 gene encoding pre-B-cell leukemia transcription factor-interacting protein 1 isoform X2 produces the protein MCTQAPGTSPGRKREGSQLNTSPGPEEAEFKDSEECPQETLSLAASPRPGAPGHEVPEIQAQDGPGSEDPELGSDTNTLGSVSSGRAGEPLEEVSSSEDDAEGLHQQQLRDSHRAPCGPAECRGAEAAGDGESGLSVNSCLLGVLALLGVGLLAFSGAIYDPGDGPTESMDPGDIPDGEQQPLALGVKDWLQQPPLDPAGDPQSLHSMSLLLDKLAKENQDIRLMQAELQAQKDELQALLQKSEGEKALAGSQQQSLAGENARLHQALQQAAEAHRSAQAELQVLREQLQGLEQEGAAETPRAAPELPHEEQLLFQELAKQRGLLGSVRRELEGVLQRAQGSGRMEQLRVELAGLEQQLAQELQRVESWEQNYSKGRSGEGRGATEPSRPRRQEPPKTDKKEGGWHKRSEAREERRRQDGDPGGREQDAAKHPKRREQPEPHRRQGPRDTKPAKDQNGQRRAGGGKAALRGPHEHNIFWEPLQLQRYRVPQGCTGVAGCARQEGLELFGAELAPVQKGQFLQLLQSYMAGLDWGQHFAGVAAWLDGAFASDGTFAHDRLRFRHFVEDVEELLEELAEQEQGDEEAADDFEEYVLRHYGGDGFTKKESERRRAKQRSKQLHGHGPLRDRDGHRGKENSPPDKG, from the exons ATGTGCACACAGGCAC CCGGCACCTCCCCAGGCAGGAAGAGAGAAGGCTCCCAGCTGAACACGTCCCCTGGCCCTGAGGAGGCTGAGTTCAAG GACTCTGAGGAGTGTCCCCAGGAGACCCTGAGCCTAGCAGCCTCCCCCAGGCCTGGTGCACCGGGCCACGAGGTGCCAGAGATCCAGGCACAGGATGGGCCAGGCTCTGAGGACCCTGAGCTGGGCTCTGACACCAACACGCTGGGCTCCGTGTCCAGTGGCAGAGCAG GTGAGCCgctggaggaggtgagcagcagcGAGGATGATGCTGAGGGtctgcaccagcagcagctgcgggACTCACACCGGGCTCCGTGTGGCCCTGCCGAGTGCCGTGGGGCCGAGGCAGCCGGTGACGGGGAGAGCGGGCTCAGTGTGAATTCATGCCTGCTGGGCGTGCTGGCGCTGCTGGGCGTCGGGCTCCTGGCCTTCTCCG GTGCCATCTATGACCCTGGGGATG GCCCCACGGAGAGCATGGATCCCGGGGACATCCCAGATGGGGAGCAGCAGCCACTGGCTCTTGGTGTGAAG GACTGGCTGCAGCAGCCTCCGCTGGACCCGGCCGGGGACCCCCAGAGCCTTCATTCCATGAGCCTGCTTCTGGACAAGCTGGCCAAGGAGAACCAGGACATCCGGCTCATGCAGGCGGAGCTGCAG GCGCAGAAGGACGAGCTCCAGGCCCTGCTGCAGAAGAGCGAGGGGGAGAAGGCGTTGGCCggctcccagcagcagagccTGGCAGGGGAGAACGCGCGGCTCCACCAGGCGCTGCAGCAAGCGGCCGAGGCTCACCGCTCTGCCCAGGCCGAGCTGCAGGTGCTGCgggagcagctgcagggcctggagcaggaGGGTGCAGCCGAGACCCCACGAGCGGCCCCAGAGCTGCCCCACGAGGAGCAGCTGCTGTTCCAGGAGCTGGCCAAGCAGCGTGGACTGCTGGGCTCCGTgcggagggagctggagggggttcTGCAGCgagcccagggctccggcaggaTGGAGCAGCTGCGGGTGGAGCTGGCTGGTTTGGAGCAGCAGCTGGCACAGGAGCTGCAGCGGGtggagagctgggaacagaactacAGCAAGGGGCGCAGCGGGGAAGGCAGAGGGGCCACGGAGCCGTCCCGCCCCCGCCGGCAGGAGCCACCCAAAACTGACAAGAAGGAGGGTGGGTGGCACAAGAGGTCAGAGGCCAGAGAGGAGCGTAGGCGCCAGGACGGGGAcccggggggcagggagcaggatgcTGCCAAGCACCCGAAGCGCCGggagcagcctgagccccacaggcGCCAGGGGCCGCGGGACACCAAGCCAGCCAAGGACCAGAATGGGCAGCGTCGGGCAGGCGGTGGGAAAGCGGCGCTCCGTGGGCCCCACGAGCACAACATCTTCTGGGAGCCGCTCCAGCTGCAGCGGTACCGGGTGCCCCAGGGCTGCACGGGTGTGGCTGGCTGCGCCCGCCAGGAAGGGCTGGAGCTGTTTGGCGCCGAGCTGGCGCCAGTGCAGAAGGGGCAgttcctgcagctgctgcagagctacATGGCTGGGCTGGACTGGGGGCAGCACTTTGCGGGGGTGGCGGCCTGGCTGGACGGTGCCTTTGCCAGCGACGGCACCTTTGCCCACGACCGCCTGCGCTTCCGCCACTTCGTGGAGGAtgtggaggagctgctggaggagctggcgGAGCAGGAGCAGGGCGACGAGGAGGCAGCCGATGACTTCGAGGAGTACGTGTTGCGGCACTACGGCGGGGACGG TTTCACCAAGAAGGAGAGCGAGCGGCGCCGAGCAAAGCAGCGGAGCAAGCAGCTCCATGGGCACGGCCCCCTGCGGGACAGGGACGGCCACCGTGGAAAGGAGAACAGCCCGCCAGACAAAGGCTAG
- the PBXIP1 gene encoding pre-B-cell leukemia transcription factor-interacting protein 1 isoform X3, whose product MAENADLRDSDNSWVITGSEGLPVETVGPELDTVTQTPADEEPAGHTLPKGHSTEDVHTGTKREGSQLNTSPGPEEAEFKDSEECPQETLSLAASPRPGAPGHEVPEIQAQDGPGSEDPELGSDTNTLGSVSSGRAGAIYDPGDGPTESMDPGDIPDGEQQPLALGVKDWLQQPPLDPAGDPQSLHSMSLLLDKLAKENQDIRLMQAELQAQKDELQALLQKSEGEKALAGSQQQSLAGENARLHQALQQAAEAHRSAQAELQVLREQLQGLEQEGAAETPRAAPELPHEEQLLFQELAKQRGLLGSVRRELEGVLQRAQGSGRMEQLRVELAGLEQQLAQELQRVESWEQNYSKGRSGEGRGATEPSRPRRQEPPKTDKKEGGWHKRSEAREERRRQDGDPGGREQDAAKHPKRREQPEPHRRQGPRDTKPAKDQNGQRRAGGGKAALRGPHEHNIFWEPLQLQRYRVPQGCTGVAGCARQEGLELFGAELAPVQKGQFLQLLQSYMAGLDWGQHFAGVAAWLDGAFASDGTFAHDRLRFRHFVEDVEELLEELAEQEQGDEEAADDFEEYVLRHYGGDGFTKKESERRRAKQRSKQLHGHGPLRDRDGHRGKENSPPDKG is encoded by the exons ATGGCTGAGAACGCGGACTTGCGGGACTCTGATAACAGCTGGGTGATCACAGGCTCCGAG GGTTTGCCCGTGGAAACCGTgggcccagagctggacacagtcaCCCAGACCCCAGCGGACGAGGAACCAGCAGGACACACCCTTCCGAAGGGGCACAGCACTGAGGATGTGCACACAGGCAC GAAGAGAGAAGGCTCCCAGCTGAACACGTCCCCTGGCCCTGAGGAGGCTGAGTTCAAG GACTCTGAGGAGTGTCCCCAGGAGACCCTGAGCCTAGCAGCCTCCCCCAGGCCTGGTGCACCGGGCCACGAGGTGCCAGAGATCCAGGCACAGGATGGGCCAGGCTCTGAGGACCCTGAGCTGGGCTCTGACACCAACACGCTGGGCTCCGTGTCCAGTGGCAGAGCAG GTGCCATCTATGACCCTGGGGATG GCCCCACGGAGAGCATGGATCCCGGGGACATCCCAGATGGGGAGCAGCAGCCACTGGCTCTTGGTGTGAAG GACTGGCTGCAGCAGCCTCCGCTGGACCCGGCCGGGGACCCCCAGAGCCTTCATTCCATGAGCCTGCTTCTGGACAAGCTGGCCAAGGAGAACCAGGACATCCGGCTCATGCAGGCGGAGCTGCAG GCGCAGAAGGACGAGCTCCAGGCCCTGCTGCAGAAGAGCGAGGGGGAGAAGGCGTTGGCCggctcccagcagcagagccTGGCAGGGGAGAACGCGCGGCTCCACCAGGCGCTGCAGCAAGCGGCCGAGGCTCACCGCTCTGCCCAGGCCGAGCTGCAGGTGCTGCgggagcagctgcagggcctggagcaggaGGGTGCAGCCGAGACCCCACGAGCGGCCCCAGAGCTGCCCCACGAGGAGCAGCTGCTGTTCCAGGAGCTGGCCAAGCAGCGTGGACTGCTGGGCTCCGTgcggagggagctggagggggttcTGCAGCgagcccagggctccggcaggaTGGAGCAGCTGCGGGTGGAGCTGGCTGGTTTGGAGCAGCAGCTGGCACAGGAGCTGCAGCGGGtggagagctgggaacagaactacAGCAAGGGGCGCAGCGGGGAAGGCAGAGGGGCCACGGAGCCGTCCCGCCCCCGCCGGCAGGAGCCACCCAAAACTGACAAGAAGGAGGGTGGGTGGCACAAGAGGTCAGAGGCCAGAGAGGAGCGTAGGCGCCAGGACGGGGAcccggggggcagggagcaggatgcTGCCAAGCACCCGAAGCGCCGggagcagcctgagccccacaggcGCCAGGGGCCGCGGGACACCAAGCCAGCCAAGGACCAGAATGGGCAGCGTCGGGCAGGCGGTGGGAAAGCGGCGCTCCGTGGGCCCCACGAGCACAACATCTTCTGGGAGCCGCTCCAGCTGCAGCGGTACCGGGTGCCCCAGGGCTGCACGGGTGTGGCTGGCTGCGCCCGCCAGGAAGGGCTGGAGCTGTTTGGCGCCGAGCTGGCGCCAGTGCAGAAGGGGCAgttcctgcagctgctgcagagctacATGGCTGGGCTGGACTGGGGGCAGCACTTTGCGGGGGTGGCGGCCTGGCTGGACGGTGCCTTTGCCAGCGACGGCACCTTTGCCCACGACCGCCTGCGCTTCCGCCACTTCGTGGAGGAtgtggaggagctgctggaggagctggcgGAGCAGGAGCAGGGCGACGAGGAGGCAGCCGATGACTTCGAGGAGTACGTGTTGCGGCACTACGGCGGGGACGG TTTCACCAAGAAGGAGAGCGAGCGGCGCCGAGCAAAGCAGCGGAGCAAGCAGCTCCATGGGCACGGCCCCCTGCGGGACAGGGACGGCCACCGTGGAAAGGAGAACAGCCCGCCAGACAAAGGCTAG
- the PBXIP1 gene encoding pre-B-cell leukemia transcription factor-interacting protein 1 isoform X1: MAENADLRDSDNSWVITGSEGLPVETVGPELDTVTQTPADEEPAGHTLPKGHSTEDVHTGTKREGSQLNTSPGPEEAEFKDSEECPQETLSLAASPRPGAPGHEVPEIQAQDGPGSEDPELGSDTNTLGSVSSGRAGEPLEEVSSSEDDAEGLHQQQLRDSHRAPCGPAECRGAEAAGDGESGLSVNSCLLGVLALLGVGLLAFSGPTESMDPGDIPDGEQQPLALGVKDWLQQPPLDPAGDPQSLHSMSLLLDKLAKENQDIRLMQAELQAQKDELQALLQKSEGEKALAGSQQQSLAGENARLHQALQQAAEAHRSAQAELQVLREQLQGLEQEGAAETPRAAPELPHEEQLLFQELAKQRGLLGSVRRELEGVLQRAQGSGRMEQLRVELAGLEQQLAQELQRVESWEQNYSKGRSGEGRGATEPSRPRRQEPPKTDKKEGGWHKRSEAREERRRQDGDPGGREQDAAKHPKRREQPEPHRRQGPRDTKPAKDQNGQRRAGGGKAALRGPHEHNIFWEPLQLQRYRVPQGCTGVAGCARQEGLELFGAELAPVQKGQFLQLLQSYMAGLDWGQHFAGVAAWLDGAFASDGTFAHDRLRFRHFVEDVEELLEELAEQEQGDEEAADDFEEYVLRHYGGDGFTKKESERRRAKQRSKQLHGHGPLRDRDGHRGKENSPPDKG; encoded by the exons ATGGCTGAGAACGCGGACTTGCGGGACTCTGATAACAGCTGGGTGATCACAGGCTCCGAG GGTTTGCCCGTGGAAACCGTgggcccagagctggacacagtcaCCCAGACCCCAGCGGACGAGGAACCAGCAGGACACACCCTTCCGAAGGGGCACAGCACTGAGGATGTGCACACAGGCAC GAAGAGAGAAGGCTCCCAGCTGAACACGTCCCCTGGCCCTGAGGAGGCTGAGTTCAAG GACTCTGAGGAGTGTCCCCAGGAGACCCTGAGCCTAGCAGCCTCCCCCAGGCCTGGTGCACCGGGCCACGAGGTGCCAGAGATCCAGGCACAGGATGGGCCAGGCTCTGAGGACCCTGAGCTGGGCTCTGACACCAACACGCTGGGCTCCGTGTCCAGTGGCAGAGCAG GTGAGCCgctggaggaggtgagcagcagcGAGGATGATGCTGAGGGtctgcaccagcagcagctgcgggACTCACACCGGGCTCCGTGTGGCCCTGCCGAGTGCCGTGGGGCCGAGGCAGCCGGTGACGGGGAGAGCGGGCTCAGTGTGAATTCATGCCTGCTGGGCGTGCTGGCGCTGCTGGGCGTCGGGCTCCTGGCCTTCTCCG GCCCCACGGAGAGCATGGATCCCGGGGACATCCCAGATGGGGAGCAGCAGCCACTGGCTCTTGGTGTGAAG GACTGGCTGCAGCAGCCTCCGCTGGACCCGGCCGGGGACCCCCAGAGCCTTCATTCCATGAGCCTGCTTCTGGACAAGCTGGCCAAGGAGAACCAGGACATCCGGCTCATGCAGGCGGAGCTGCAG GCGCAGAAGGACGAGCTCCAGGCCCTGCTGCAGAAGAGCGAGGGGGAGAAGGCGTTGGCCggctcccagcagcagagccTGGCAGGGGAGAACGCGCGGCTCCACCAGGCGCTGCAGCAAGCGGCCGAGGCTCACCGCTCTGCCCAGGCCGAGCTGCAGGTGCTGCgggagcagctgcagggcctggagcaggaGGGTGCAGCCGAGACCCCACGAGCGGCCCCAGAGCTGCCCCACGAGGAGCAGCTGCTGTTCCAGGAGCTGGCCAAGCAGCGTGGACTGCTGGGCTCCGTgcggagggagctggagggggttcTGCAGCgagcccagggctccggcaggaTGGAGCAGCTGCGGGTGGAGCTGGCTGGTTTGGAGCAGCAGCTGGCACAGGAGCTGCAGCGGGtggagagctgggaacagaactacAGCAAGGGGCGCAGCGGGGAAGGCAGAGGGGCCACGGAGCCGTCCCGCCCCCGCCGGCAGGAGCCACCCAAAACTGACAAGAAGGAGGGTGGGTGGCACAAGAGGTCAGAGGCCAGAGAGGAGCGTAGGCGCCAGGACGGGGAcccggggggcagggagcaggatgcTGCCAAGCACCCGAAGCGCCGggagcagcctgagccccacaggcGCCAGGGGCCGCGGGACACCAAGCCAGCCAAGGACCAGAATGGGCAGCGTCGGGCAGGCGGTGGGAAAGCGGCGCTCCGTGGGCCCCACGAGCACAACATCTTCTGGGAGCCGCTCCAGCTGCAGCGGTACCGGGTGCCCCAGGGCTGCACGGGTGTGGCTGGCTGCGCCCGCCAGGAAGGGCTGGAGCTGTTTGGCGCCGAGCTGGCGCCAGTGCAGAAGGGGCAgttcctgcagctgctgcagagctacATGGCTGGGCTGGACTGGGGGCAGCACTTTGCGGGGGTGGCGGCCTGGCTGGACGGTGCCTTTGCCAGCGACGGCACCTTTGCCCACGACCGCCTGCGCTTCCGCCACTTCGTGGAGGAtgtggaggagctgctggaggagctggcgGAGCAGGAGCAGGGCGACGAGGAGGCAGCCGATGACTTCGAGGAGTACGTGTTGCGGCACTACGGCGGGGACGG TTTCACCAAGAAGGAGAGCGAGCGGCGCCGAGCAAAGCAGCGGAGCAAGCAGCTCCATGGGCACGGCCCCCTGCGGGACAGGGACGGCCACCGTGGAAAGGAGAACAGCCCGCCAGACAAAGGCTAG
- the PBXIP1 gene encoding pre-B-cell leukemia transcription factor-interacting protein 1 isoform X4, whose amino-acid sequence MAENADLRDSDNSWVITGSEGLPVETVGPELDTVTQTPADEEPAGHTLPKGHSTEDVHTGTKREGSQLNTSPGPEEAEFKDSEECPQETLSLAASPRPGAPGHEVPEIQAQDGPGSEDPELGSDTNTLGSVSSGRAGEPLEEVSSSEDDAEGLHQQQLRDSHRAPCGPAECRGAEAAGDGESGLSVNSCLLGVLALLGVGLLAFSGAIYDPGDGPTESMDPGDIPDGEQQPLALGVKDWLQQPPLDPAGDPQSLHSMSLLLDKLAKENQDIRLMQAELQAQKDELQALLQKSEGEKALAGSQQQSLAGENARLHQALQQAAEAHRSAQAELQVLREQLQGLEQEGAAETPRAAPELPHEEQLLFQELAKQRGLLGSVRRELEGVLQRAQGSGRMEQLRVELAGLEQQLAQELQRVESWEQNYSKGRSGEGRGATEPSRPRRQEPPKTDKKEGGWHKRSEAREERRRQDGDPGGREQDAAKHPKRREQPEPHRRQGPRDTKPAKDQNGQRRAGGGKAALRGPHEHNIFWEPLQLQRYRVPQGCTGVAGCARQEGLELFGAELAPVQKGQFLQLLQSYMAGLDWGQHFAGVAAWLDGAFASDGTFAHDRLRFRHFVEDVEELLEELAEQEQGDEEAADDFEEYVLRHYGGDGFTKKESERRRAKQRSKQLHGHGPLRDRDGHRGKENSPPDKG is encoded by the exons ATGGCTGAGAACGCGGACTTGCGGGACTCTGATAACAGCTGGGTGATCACAGGCTCCGAG GGTTTGCCCGTGGAAACCGTgggcccagagctggacacagtcaCCCAGACCCCAGCGGACGAGGAACCAGCAGGACACACCCTTCCGAAGGGGCACAGCACTGAGGATGTGCACACAGGCAC GAAGAGAGAAGGCTCCCAGCTGAACACGTCCCCTGGCCCTGAGGAGGCTGAGTTCAAG GACTCTGAGGAGTGTCCCCAGGAGACCCTGAGCCTAGCAGCCTCCCCCAGGCCTGGTGCACCGGGCCACGAGGTGCCAGAGATCCAGGCACAGGATGGGCCAGGCTCTGAGGACCCTGAGCTGGGCTCTGACACCAACACGCTGGGCTCCGTGTCCAGTGGCAGAGCAG GTGAGCCgctggaggaggtgagcagcagcGAGGATGATGCTGAGGGtctgcaccagcagcagctgcgggACTCACACCGGGCTCCGTGTGGCCCTGCCGAGTGCCGTGGGGCCGAGGCAGCCGGTGACGGGGAGAGCGGGCTCAGTGTGAATTCATGCCTGCTGGGCGTGCTGGCGCTGCTGGGCGTCGGGCTCCTGGCCTTCTCCG GTGCCATCTATGACCCTGGGGATG GCCCCACGGAGAGCATGGATCCCGGGGACATCCCAGATGGGGAGCAGCAGCCACTGGCTCTTGGTGTGAAG GACTGGCTGCAGCAGCCTCCGCTGGACCCGGCCGGGGACCCCCAGAGCCTTCATTCCATGAGCCTGCTTCTGGACAAGCTGGCCAAGGAGAACCAGGACATCCGGCTCATGCAGGCGGAGCTGCAG GCGCAGAAGGACGAGCTCCAGGCCCTGCTGCAGAAGAGCGAGGGGGAGAAGGCGTTGGCCggctcccagcagcagagccTGGCAGGGGAGAACGCGCGGCTCCACCAGGCGCTGCAGCAAGCGGCCGAGGCTCACCGCTCTGCCCAGGCCGAGCTGCAGGTGCTGCgggagcagctgcagggcctggagcaggaGGGTGCAGCCGAGACCCCACGAGCGGCCCCAGAGCTGCCCCACGAGGAGCAGCTGCTGTTCCAGGAGCTGGCCAAGCAGCGTGGACTGCTGGGCTCCGTgcggagggagctggagggggttcTGCAGCgagcccagggctccggcaggaTGGAGCAGCTGCGGGTGGAGCTGGCTGGTTTGGAGCAGCAGCTGGCACAGGAGCTGCAGCGGGtggagagctgggaacagaactacAGCAAGGGGCGCAGCGGGGAAGGCAGAGGGGCCACGGAGCCGTCCCGCCCCCGCCGGCAGGAGCCACCCAAAACTGACAAGAAGGAGGGTGGGTGGCACAAGAGGTCAGAGGCCAGAGAGGAGCGTAGGCGCCAGGACGGGGAcccggggggcagggagcaggatgcTGCCAAGCACCCGAAGCGCCGggagcagcctgagccccacaggcGCCAGGGGCCGCGGGACACCAAGCCAGCCAAGGACCAGAATGGGCAGCGTCGGGCAGGCGGTGGGAAAGCGGCGCTCCGTGGGCCCCACGAGCACAACATCTTCTGGGAGCCGCTCCAGCTGCAGCGGTACCGGGTGCCCCAGGGCTGCACGGGTGTGGCTGGCTGCGCCCGCCAGGAAGGGCTGGAGCTGTTTGGCGCCGAGCTGGCGCCAGTGCAGAAGGGGCAgttcctgcagctgctgcagagctacATGGCTGGGCTGGACTGGGGGCAGCACTTTGCGGGGGTGGCGGCCTGGCTGGACGGTGCCTTTGCCAGCGACGGCACCTTTGCCCACGACCGCCTGCGCTTCCGCCACTTCGTGGAGGAtgtggaggagctgctggaggagctggcgGAGCAGGAGCAGGGCGACGAGGAGGCAGCCGATGACTTCGAGGAGTACGTGTTGCGGCACTACGGCGGGGACGG TTTCACCAAGAAGGAGAGCGAGCGGCGCCGAGCAAAGCAGCGGAGCAAGCAGCTCCATGGGCACGGCCCCCTGCGGGACAGGGACGGCCACCGTGGAAAGGAGAACAGCCCGCCAGACAAAGGCTAG
- the PMVK gene encoding phosphomevalonate kinase produces MGRPLSRGAGERVSPRGRQKEFGLYHIGLESAKGGQVFGPPPARMVCPGLAHVRWACGGVRSPMAGLPRLVLLLSGKRKSGKDFVAEELQNRLGPDVCAILQLSGPLKEQYAKEHGLDFQRLLDASDYKETYRQDMIRWGEEKRNTDPGFFCRIVVEGVTQPVWVVSDTRRLSDVEWFQDVYGATVQLVRVVATEETRKRRNWVFIVGVDDMESECGLDQGVTFDWVITNDGDELSLDSQLEKLLHFIYSKL; encoded by the exons ATGGGCCGGCCCTTGtcaaggggggcgggggagcgggTTTCACCACGTGGGCGGCAAAAGGAATTCGGACTGTACCACATCGGACTCGAATCCGCGAAGGGGGGTCAGGTCTTTGGACCCCCCCCGGCCCGGATGGTCTGTCCCGGGCTGGCCCACGTGCGCTGGGCGTGCGGGGGTGTCAGGAGCCCCATGGCCGGGCTGCCgcggctggtgctgctgctgagcGGCAAGAGGAAGTCGGGCAAGGACTTCGTGGCGGAGGAACTACAGAACCG GTTGGGGCCGGATGTCTGCGCCATTCTCCAGCTGTCGGGACCCCTCAAGGAGCAATATGCCAAG gaaCACGGGCTGGATTTCCAGCGGCTGCTGGATGCCAGCGATTACAAAGAGACCTACCGGCAGGACATGATCcgctggggggaggagaaacGCAACACAGACCCGGGCTTCTTCTGCAGGATAGTAGTGGAGGGCGTAACGCAGCCCGTCTGG GTGGTGAGTGACACCCGGCGCCTGTCGGATGTGGAGTGGTTCCAGGACGTGTACGGGGCCACGGTGCAGCTGGTGCGGGTAGTGGCGACGGAGGAGACGCGGAAGAGGAGGAACTGGGTGTTCATAGTGG GGGTCGACGACATGGAGTCTGAGTGTGGCCTGGACCAGGGCGTGACCTTTGACTGGGTCATCACCAACGACGGGGACGAGCTGTCCCTGGACAGTCAGCTGGAGAAGCTGCTGCACTTCATCTACAGCAAATTATAG